One genomic segment of Candidatus Methylacidiphilales bacterium includes these proteins:
- a CDS encoding anion permease — protein sequence MSNTSAALMIMPLALMLVPDAPVRAALSVAWGASLAMSLPISTPPNAIAYGTGLFSTREMIIAGSSCTILGLLILLLLYLFAGAMIEGTFVN from the coding sequence CATGAGCAACACATCGGCTGCGTTGATGATCATGCCTCTGGCGCTCATGCTGGTGCCCGATGCGCCGGTGCGCGCGGCGTTATCTGTGGCATGGGGCGCTTCGTTGGCGATGAGTTTGCCGATTAGCACGCCGCCGAACGCAATCGCTTATGGCACCGGACTTTTTTCGACGAGGGAGATGATCATTGCGGGGAGTTCCTGCACGATACTTGGATTGCTTATTTTGCTGCTTTTATATTTGTTTGCTGGGGCGATGATCGAAGGGACTTTTGTGAATTAA